The following are encoded in a window of Ranitomeya variabilis isolate aRanVar5 chromosome 6, aRanVar5.hap1, whole genome shotgun sequence genomic DNA:
- the LOC143781196 gene encoding uncharacterized protein LOC143781196, translating into MDVEALYTNIQHDLGTAEAFEEFVEELNTNQCNIRLTSNYSKSSVDFLDLKIIVKENRINTTLFRKQTATNSVLHYSSFHPSHLRNSIPKGQFLRVRRNCSTLTDFHDESRQLTNRFHERGYPRRIVSRAFEASRQKSREEVLKTQQRASKDQLSLVARYNNQWDDVRRLMKANWGILLSDSRLRTLVPNGPRIVARRARNLKDHLSRSHFRRCTSRTHSGPMGKN; encoded by the exons ATGGACGTTGAAGCATTGTACACTAATATTCAGCATGATCTAG GTACGGCAGAGGCGTTTGAAGAGTTCGTCGAGGAACTTAACACGAACCAATGCAATATCCGACTGACATCCAACTACTCCAAAAGTTCGGTGGACTTCCTGGACTTGAAAATCATAGTCAAGGAAAACCGGATTAATACCACTCTCTTCCGGAAACAAACTGCCACGAATAGTGTCTTGCACTACTCCAGTTTCCACCCGAGTCACCTACGTAACAGCATCCCAAAGGGACAGTTTCTCCGAGTAAGGAGAAACTGTAGCACACTAACGGACTTCCATGACGAATCGAGACAGCTCACAAATCGTTTCCATGAACGCGGATATCCACGGAGGATTGTTTCAAGGGCTTTCGAAGCTTCACGACAAAAATCAAGGGAAGAAGTTCTCAAAACACAACAAAGAGCCAGCAAAGACCAATTGAGTCTTGTAGCAAGATACAATAATCAGTGGGATGATGTGCGTCGATTGATGAAGGCCAATTGGGGGATCTTATTGAGTGACTCGAGATTGAGGACACTTGTCCCCAATGGACCACGAATTGTGGCTAGAAGAGCAAGAAATTTGAAGGATCATCTATCTAGGAGCCATTTCAGGAGATGTACATCCAGAACACACTCAG GTCCAATGGGAAAGAATTAG